A window of Chlorobium phaeobacteroides DSM 266 genomic DNA:
AGAAAACCGGCAAACGATATACCCGCCTGACCGGCTATAAGCGTATTCCTGCTCATAGGCACCCCCGCCCGGAACTTTTCAGCAGTTCCCGTTCCATTTCGGCTGCAAGCCGGTTCCAGTCATGCTGTCTGGCGAATGCCTTCCGTTCGGCTTTGCGATTATCACGGAGAGCTTCAGGAATCATGGCAATAAACTCCTCATTCGTACGGGCAACATGAATAACCCCCCGTGCAGCGTCAAGAGCGCTGCAGTAATCGATGGCCAGCACAGGAACCCCTGCGGCACAATATTCATACAACTTGTTCGGATGCGATACGGTTTTCAGCGGATTGCGAAGCAGCGGCATCAGTGCAAGATCAAACCCGTTAATCCATGTCGGCAGATCCCCGTAATCCACTCTGCCGACATAGTGTACATTCGAAAACCCTCTCAACTGCTCCTGGCGCTCCCACCAGTTTCTCTCATATGCCGGGCCAACAAGTACGATATGAACGTCAGGCCATGCTCCCGCTATGCCAGCAAGGAGCTCACAGTCAACCCAGTCCATGGCTCCGGCATAACCAAGCTTCCTGCCCTCAAGAGCGGCAAGAAACGAAGGTATCTCCGGAGTATCGACGGCAAAGTGGTCATACTCCACTCCGTTGCCAAGCTCCACACACCGTATCCCCTCCGGCAGCTGAAGGCGGGCCGTCAGTTCCGGACTTACCGAAAAAACAAGCGAGCATGCCTGCAGGTACCGGGCAAGGAAAGGCGGAAGCCACGAAGGCGAACCGGGAAAGGAGAGATGGTCGTCATTGGCATCATAAAAACGTAAGGAGCAGGGCATTCCCGCAGCCACAACTCCCCAATAAACGTTACTCAGACCGATGATCCGGCGAGGGGAACTGAACCCGAGCATCATGAGCCAGAACCGAAGCACCAGATGACCGGCTGAGGCGATACCGTTTCTCGGAACAGCCAGATCAAGCAGTCTGCCGATACTGAACGGAACGGTTTTCAGAAAAGGAACCGTCACAACAACAACCCGTCCCCGTTTCACCGGCAGCCAGTGGGCCGATCGGCCAAGCGCATAGGGCTCAATAAAAAGAATTCTCCATCGTGATGAAAAGCGCTGCAGCAGTCGCTGTTTTCTGGTTGAAAGAAAATCCCATTGGACCTCTGAAAACCAGACAAGATCTACGCTCTCGGCAGCACTGTTGTCAGCAGATTTCCAGCTCATAAATCACCACCTTTTCATAGAAGGCTCTCAAAACAGGTTTCAACCCGGTGAGATAAAACGGCCACTTACGGATCCGGAACGCGTCGCTGCGCACCACACGGAATCCTGCTCGTGTAAAGAGCGACAAGGCGGCATCTCCGCTCATCTCGTGAAAATGATCCAGACTGGCCAGCATGGCCGGTTTTGCCAAAGGCATCGATACAAACAGCCTTGCATCCTGACCGGCAAGCACCCTCCGCACCTGCAAAAGTGCATGCAGCGGATTAAACAGATGCTCAAGCACTTCGAAAGCCGTAACCACACCGTAAGCACCTTCAAGCGGCTCGACATCGAGATCAATAGCTGTTGCATGAAACGGACAATCGAAAAACTTTTCAAGCACATCGGTCAGAGGAGTACGCCCGCCAAGGTCAAGACCGGCAACAGCCTTCGGAAGCGCGACGGGTGAAGCCTGTAAAAAAGCAAGCGTTTTCTGCCAGCGAAGACGGTTAGCCGGATCCGTGCAATACGCATCATCGATCCGGGTTCTGAACACACTGTTCATGAGTGGCCTCCCCGCCGGAAAGAAACCATAGTCAAACCCCTCAAAAACAGTACATCGAGCATACTTGCGGCAAGACGAAACGGCATAAAAAGAAGAAACAGCACCAAACCGCTCCATGCCCTGTACTTCATAAAAAGCCGTAACGAGGCAGAGGTTTTCTGTATCAGTTTCCGGGGATGCAATGCACTCCCATAGGATGCGGAAACATCGTGCCAAAGCTGAGCTTCCGGAACATACACCACCTTCATCCCCCTTTCACGAACCCGCAAAGAGAGATCAACATCTTCGGCATACATCCCGAACCGCTCGTCAAACCCCCCGAGAGCGAGAAAATCCCTGCTCCGCATGGCAAAACAACATCCGGTTGCATACCCGGTTTCTCCGGTGATACTGAACTCCGGAGCATCAGCACGCCTGATCCCCCGATGCCTTATGAGGCCCGTCTGAAGCCGAACCTCTCCTCCTGCGTACCAGAGTTTCCGGGGGGAGTGCAACAGATAAATTTTAGGAACGGTAATGCCAGCCAAAGAATCATGAAGCAACCCGTCAATGAGGTGTTTTGCAAAATCGACTGCAACAACGGTATCGTTATTCAAAAAAATAACATACTCCGGATTACGCTTGAGTACATGCCTGAACCCTGCGTTGTTTCCTCCGGCATAACCGAGGTTTTCATGAAGTTCGAGCAGTTCGACCTCAGGGTATAACCTCCGCACTGCCGCAACAGACCCGTCAGTTGATCCGTTATCGACCACAAGCATCCGCATATCGGGCCTCATCGTCTGAAAAAGAGAGGCAAGACACCGAAGCAGTTCCTTTTGACCATTCCAGTTCAGGACAATGATAAAGGTCGACACGCGGGTATTCATGTATGCAGTATGGTTTCAAGAAAACGGCCTGTACGCTCAGCAAGCACAAGCCATGATGCCTTCTGACAATAACTTCTTATAGCCGCCGAGGTATCGACATCTCCCCGCTCTCCGAGAAAGCGCCCGACAACTTCAACAAGAGCATCAACTGAAGGTTCAGCAGCAATCCAGCCGGTTTGACGAGGCTCAACCATGCCGGCAAGTCCGCCGACCGCAGTGACAATAACCGGCACGCCATAACCGTATGCCAATGAAACAACCCCCGACTGCGAAGCCGATCGGTATGGCAGCACCACCGCATCAGCCGCTGCAAACAGAAGCGATGTGCGCTCTTCTGTTGCATAACCGGGATAGAGATCAACGCTTCCGGCAATACCGAGACGGTCAATCATCCCCCGGTATCCCTCAAGAGGTTCATAGAACTCGCCCGCGACCATCAGCCGTACCCTTTCGTCAACCCGAAGAATCCCGGGCATAGCCTGCAAGAGAAGATCGAGACCCTTGTATCTGCGAACATAACCAAAAAACAGAAGAAGTGGCGTTTCCGGTTCAAGACCAAGCTCCTGTCGCGCATC
This region includes:
- a CDS encoding glycosyltransferase codes for the protein MSWKSADNSAAESVDLVWFSEVQWDFLSTRKQRLLQRFSSRWRILFIEPYALGRSAHWLPVKRGRVVVVTVPFLKTVPFSIGRLLDLAVPRNGIASAGHLVLRFWLMMLGFSSPRRIIGLSNVYWGVVAAGMPCSLRFYDANDDHLSFPGSPSWLPPFLARYLQACSLVFSVSPELTARLQLPEGIRCVELGNGVEYDHFAVDTPEIPSFLAALEGRKLGYAGAMDWVDCELLAGIAGAWPDVHIVLVGPAYERNWWERQEQLRGFSNVHYVGRVDYGDLPTWINGFDLALMPLLRNPLKTVSHPNKLYEYCAAGVPVLAIDYCSALDAARGVIHVARTNEEFIAMIPEALRDNRKAERKAFARQHDWNRLAAEMERELLKSSGRGCL
- a CDS encoding methyltransferase domain-containing protein, coding for MNSVFRTRIDDAYCTDPANRLRWQKTLAFLQASPVALPKAVAGLDLGGRTPLTDVLEKFFDCPFHATAIDLDVEPLEGAYGVVTAFEVLEHLFNPLHALLQVRRVLAGQDARLFVSMPLAKPAMLASLDHFHEMSGDAALSLFTRAGFRVVRSDAFRIRKWPFYLTGLKPVLRAFYEKVVIYELEIC
- a CDS encoding glycosyltransferase family 2 protein; this encodes MNTRVSTFIIVLNWNGQKELLRCLASLFQTMRPDMRMLVVDNGSTDGSVAAVRRLYPEVELLELHENLGYAGGNNAGFRHVLKRNPEYVIFLNNDTVVAVDFAKHLIDGLLHDSLAGITVPKIYLLHSPRKLWYAGGEVRLQTGLIRHRGIRRADAPEFSITGETGYATGCCFAMRSRDFLALGGFDERFGMYAEDVDLSLRVRERGMKVVYVPEAQLWHDVSASYGSALHPRKLIQKTSASLRLFMKYRAWSGLVLFLLFMPFRLAASMLDVLFLRGLTMVSFRRGGHS
- a CDS encoding glycosyltransferase family 4 protein, whose product is MKALRIAFISPFSPLKGGIARFSGQLMDALRQSGYDVIPFGYRKLFPAVFFSQPRFGGEHPETSCSDIGEEPILVLYNPFSWVSAVRRLGQLKPDILLIAYWTGFLAPLCFMLRRMTGIKTVILLHNFSSHESFGIDPFFKRLVKFSADGFLTLSREVATELAESRCAVPVSEQFHPVYDHRHELTVLRDDARQELGLEPETPLLLFFGYVRRYKGLDLLLQAMPGILRVDERVRLMVAGEFYEPLEGYRGMIDRLGIAGSVDLYPGYATEERTSLLFAAADAVVLPYRSASQSGVVSLAYGYGVPVIVTAVGGLAGMVEPRQTGWIAAEPSVDALVEVVGRFLGERGDVDTSAAIRSYCQKASWLVLAERTGRFLETILHT